One genomic region from Pyrinomonadaceae bacterium encodes:
- a CDS encoding HEAT repeat domain-containing protein produces MSARELLVQLREKGVDVKANGDRLVIDAPRGAITPDLRDALSANKAEILQILTAPPIERVAPKPAPVLVQAPVAAPEPPAVQHEAPSQAPEPEAISSERSSVLEETNQLEVELNRLRTEEEARRAEFETARLAAEHAFNQASHQWRQEQEAAARRRAEQEKLRIEAEARERAAEETRRRIAETELARAEEELKRMRAMEDARRAEVEAQFASAEAARQTELEQARNVEAEQSRIRGEEERRFLEGEARKRAQEDEMRRRAQTRIAAVEEEILRLRLREDARVRSAEEARLLAEETQRRRAEEEARRHAEAEAQRRADEEARLRAEIEAQMRAEAEAKRKVEEEAQKRTEAEARRRAQEEAERLAAEQAQFAAEQEARRRAEDEERRRLEEERRLQAEVEERLRAEEAARARAEEDVRLRAEAEVRQRAELEARIRAEVEAKLRAEEEERQALLEEREQEQYVQRPSERIKPGEFLGGEDSEFQPVSMPEATPVSSATRPDARARAAELQNLASLETEDAFQEITEAFDDPASEVRNAAAQALYDFQEDRAAAFTRALRDSPAERRARIGAAIATSGLADEAINNLTGESRDKTYDAFSLLFLMSKSGEINPLMRAIEAHPSTEVRLAVVKLLALSGQPDVLPAFRRMAVRGTLPPEVRSAVMEAIYQVGSHPGEEQQVS; encoded by the coding sequence ATGAGTGCGCGCGAGCTGCTTGTCCAACTTCGGGAAAAAGGCGTTGATGTGAAAGCCAACGGTGATCGTCTGGTGATCGATGCGCCAAGAGGCGCGATTACGCCTGATCTGCGCGACGCTTTGTCGGCAAACAAGGCCGAAATTCTGCAAATTTTGACGGCGCCACCGATCGAAAGAGTGGCGCCTAAGCCCGCGCCGGTGCTTGTGCAGGCTCCTGTCGCGGCACCTGAGCCTCCAGCGGTACAGCACGAAGCGCCATCACAAGCGCCGGAACCGGAAGCAATCTCTTCCGAGAGATCTTCGGTCCTTGAAGAGACCAACCAGCTCGAAGTTGAACTGAATCGGCTGCGCACGGAAGAGGAAGCACGCCGGGCAGAATTCGAAACAGCCCGTCTGGCGGCTGAGCATGCTTTTAATCAGGCGTCTCACCAATGGCGGCAGGAACAGGAAGCAGCCGCGCGCCGGCGCGCTGAGCAAGAGAAACTGCGGATTGAAGCGGAAGCGCGCGAACGGGCGGCTGAGGAGACCCGGCGTCGCATCGCGGAGACCGAACTGGCTCGCGCCGAAGAGGAATTGAAACGCATGCGCGCAATGGAAGACGCGCGACGCGCCGAGGTCGAAGCGCAATTTGCCTCCGCGGAAGCAGCGCGCCAGACCGAACTCGAACAAGCGCGCAACGTGGAAGCCGAACAGTCGCGCATACGCGGTGAGGAAGAGCGACGGTTTCTCGAAGGTGAAGCGCGCAAGCGAGCACAGGAAGACGAGATGCGCCGCCGCGCCCAGACACGCATCGCCGCCGTCGAAGAAGAAATTCTCCGGCTGCGCCTGCGCGAAGATGCGCGCGTGAGGTCCGCCGAAGAAGCGAGGCTGCTGGCGGAAGAAACGCAACGCCGCCGCGCGGAAGAGGAAGCCCGACGGCACGCTGAGGCCGAAGCTCAGCGTCGTGCCGACGAAGAGGCCCGGTTGCGGGCTGAGATCGAGGCGCAGATGCGCGCGGAAGCCGAGGCGAAGAGGAAAGTCGAAGAAGAAGCGCAAAAGCGAACTGAAGCCGAGGCTCGCCGGCGCGCACAGGAAGAGGCCGAACGGCTCGCCGCTGAACAGGCGCAGTTTGCAGCTGAACAGGAAGCTCGTCGTCGCGCCGAGGACGAAGAACGCCGGCGCCTCGAAGAAGAACGTCGCCTTCAGGCAGAGGTGGAAGAACGATTGAGGGCTGAAGAAGCCGCGCGTGCACGGGCAGAAGAAGATGTACGCTTGCGAGCTGAAGCCGAAGTGCGCCAGCGGGCCGAACTCGAAGCGCGAATTCGTGCCGAGGTTGAAGCAAAACTGCGTGCGGAGGAAGAAGAGCGGCAAGCGTTGCTTGAGGAGCGCGAGCAAGAACAGTACGTACAACGACCTTCCGAAAGGATTAAGCCAGGCGAATTTCTCGGCGGCGAGGACTCCGAGTTTCAGCCCGTCAGCATGCCTGAAGCGACCCCAGTTTCGTCAGCAACGCGCCCGGATGCTCGCGCGCGAGCGGCGGAGCTGCAAAATCTCGCGTCATTGGAAACTGAGGATGCTTTCCAGGAGATCACCGAAGCCTTCGATGACCCGGCGTCCGAAGTTCGCAATGCGGCCGCGCAAGCGTTGTACGATTTTCAGGAAGACCGCGCCGCCGCGTTTACGCGCGCCTTGCGTGATTCCCCGGCAGAACGCCGCGCCAGAATTGGCGCCGCCATCGCGACTTCAGGACTCGCGGACGAGGCCATCAACAACTTGACCGGCGAGAGCCGCGACAAGACCTACGACGCATTCTCTCTCCTTTTCCTGATGTCGAAATCCGGGGAAATAAATCCGCTGATGCGAGCTATCGAAGCTCATCCCAGCACCGAAGTACGTCTGGCCGTCGTGAAGCTGCTTGCGTTAAGCGGACAGCCGGATGTGTTGCCGGCATTTCGTCGCATGGCTGTGCGCGGAACGCTGCCGCCTGAAGTTCGTTCGGCGGTGATGGAGGCGATTTATCAGGTGGGCAGTCACCCGGGAGAAGAGCAGCAGGTCTCTTAA
- a CDS encoding HEAT repeat domain-containing protein, with amino-acid sequence MSTANQSSLPRVLGLITAFGCCAATVVFTASPIALTQSRIIAPQRSANANSTKRSRVATLRASDSTSGSRVALTSDQSLNDYEAYRRGDRFYVRIPAADVPRPEAVRGRAFGDVKVQRGASDTVLSFRLQPGATARVEQRGNKLDVVFTMPGSRSDVTTSTGRDVAGNDAGPAPPPADPQRRGNANSNRLGAADRAGNRNSNDRSSAASARATPTPRATPSPKPSPTPSAKPSSSPTATPRVSPFVAQQRSSPSPAATAASSQTSAQGLTWSNVKQRVRYWILLAQLNPVPVGIGVAVLLLLIGLLIMQRRRAKAIKRSRPRKSPMKPAVLATEKAPPIAVEPQPVEPLQTEADLAGATVAAAVVTPEPPQPAPQATDAQHERVTRASEEVKTLMAGGDYDKSIIASDDRYTRQLVGAELLSALVGRNLQRRERARAAFMNHGYFDDATRDLRIAESPNERAAAARRLSFVHDREATPHLIAALEDSSPDVRRASVEALMDLRDPAAIAPLNSLMQTETDRRVPRSLLKHAVEACATSGSEPAAAENLRSQVSDLNSSLPEEASTPISRTADNEREVIEI; translated from the coding sequence ATGAGCACCGCCAATCAATCCTCATTACCGCGAGTTCTGGGCCTGATCACAGCATTCGGGTGCTGCGCGGCAACGGTGGTGTTTACTGCTTCTCCGATCGCGTTAACCCAGAGCCGCATCATCGCGCCGCAGCGGTCAGCCAACGCCAACTCAACCAAACGATCGCGCGTCGCCACTTTGCGCGCAAGCGATTCAACCAGTGGATCACGTGTTGCGCTGACGTCCGATCAGTCCCTGAACGATTACGAAGCGTATCGCCGCGGCGATCGATTCTACGTGCGGATTCCGGCGGCTGATGTGCCGCGACCGGAAGCCGTGCGTGGTCGCGCGTTTGGCGACGTCAAGGTGCAACGCGGTGCCAGTGACACCGTGCTTTCTTTCCGGCTCCAGCCCGGCGCCACGGCTCGGGTCGAGCAGCGCGGAAACAAGCTCGATGTTGTCTTCACCATGCCCGGGTCGCGCTCAGATGTCACGACCTCAACGGGTCGCGACGTGGCGGGTAACGATGCGGGACCGGCGCCACCTCCAGCCGATCCACAACGACGCGGCAATGCAAACTCAAACAGGTTAGGTGCGGCGGATCGTGCGGGCAATCGAAACTCGAACGATCGATCTTCTGCTGCTTCGGCCCGAGCGACGCCGACGCCGCGCGCGACTCCATCGCCAAAACCTTCACCGACACCTTCGGCTAAGCCGAGTTCAAGCCCCACCGCGACGCCGCGCGTTTCACCGTTCGTAGCGCAGCAAAGGAGTTCGCCGTCGCCAGCTGCGACTGCGGCTTCGTCGCAAACATCCGCGCAGGGTTTGACCTGGAGCAACGTGAAGCAGCGCGTGCGCTACTGGATCCTTTTGGCGCAGCTAAATCCGGTCCCTGTCGGTATCGGCGTCGCTGTACTTCTGCTGCTGATCGGCTTGCTGATCATGCAGCGCCGTCGTGCGAAAGCAATAAAGCGAAGTCGACCGCGCAAGTCGCCGATGAAGCCCGCCGTCCTCGCCACAGAGAAAGCTCCACCTATCGCCGTCGAACCGCAGCCGGTTGAGCCCCTCCAAACGGAAGCCGACCTCGCCGGCGCTACGGTAGCCGCCGCGGTGGTGACACCCGAGCCGCCGCAACCTGCGCCGCAAGCGACGGACGCCCAACATGAACGCGTGACACGCGCTTCCGAGGAAGTGAAGACACTGATGGCCGGTGGCGATTATGACAAAAGTATTATCGCTTCCGACGATCGCTACACGCGCCAACTGGTTGGGGCGGAGTTGCTATCGGCCCTCGTCGGGCGGAATCTTCAACGTCGCGAGCGTGCCCGCGCGGCGTTCATGAATCATGGTTACTTTGACGATGCCACCCGCGATTTGCGAATTGCTGAGTCACCCAATGAGCGGGCCGCGGCCGCGCGCCGGCTCAGCTTCGTGCACGATCGCGAGGCGACCCCACATTTGATCGCTGCGCTTGAAGACTCTTCGCCTGACGTGCGTCGTGCGTCCGTCGAAGCGCTGATGGACTTGCGTGACCCGGCGGCGATCGCGCCGTTGAACTCGCTCATGCAAACCGAAACAGATCGAAGAGTGCCACGGAGTTTACTTAAGCACGCAGTCGAAGCTTGCGCCACGAGTGGGTCGGAGCCTGCGGCGGCAGAGAATCTCAGATCTCAGGTCTCAGATCTCAATAGTTCCCTGCCCGAGGAGGCGTCAACTCCGATTTCGCGAACGGCCGATAATGAACGTGAGGTGATTGAGATATGA
- a CDS encoding HEAT repeat domain-containing protein gives MKSTENSAWHRIAFRSLSVALCFLLSCSVVAAQARTEPPPSRGLLGWLIDNYILTIVLVAGFAALVVWRARKMRTSDVVARPLEPRPVQSPREITAPESRKSPAASSATQESDHQPRARAAKETAAPDTAQSAFGAYRIDQEVGKLVLGKPHRMDVMASRVKDDRRAIEASLIKALTAADVDQAGRERARRALEDYGFVARQCALMLQGRDAWERSSAARVLGQISSPASLPALLEALHDADSVVRNQAVTSLGQSKQPAAIGALLDIARRHSDIPPALLSESLTACSVDDLSFLDSAPFDFNEPQPNVDGEPQEVDSFLSSEQLPTGDDDDALLGLLTRLESSDDAERAQVARELASHRAQRAVAALGSTALHDTDPSVRAAAVAGLGNIDHESVFAPVLISLADDTREVRAAAARSLSSLHFDRTEAYARVMKSADLQTLQTFAQACVKTGIAAQAIDRLASEDRRHAQEAFALFSLLAKAGEVQPILEIIGTHPEVQVKLAAVRVLSVAGSSDAAPKLRELVATEGMPEDVRTSILELLYKFDKEPAAV, from the coding sequence ATGAAGTCCACAGAAAATTCCGCCTGGCATCGCATCGCATTTCGCTCGCTGAGTGTAGCGCTGTGCTTCTTGTTGTCCTGCAGCGTTGTCGCTGCGCAAGCGCGCACTGAGCCACCGCCGAGTCGTGGCCTACTGGGGTGGTTGATCGACAACTACATCTTAACCATCGTCCTGGTCGCTGGGTTCGCGGCCCTGGTTGTGTGGCGGGCCCGGAAAATGAGAACGTCAGATGTAGTGGCAAGACCGTTAGAGCCGCGCCCCGTCCAATCGCCGCGAGAAATCACCGCCCCGGAAAGCCGAAAGTCCCCTGCCGCTTCATCTGCCACGCAGGAGTCAGATCATCAGCCGCGCGCTCGCGCAGCCAAAGAGACTGCGGCGCCAGATACCGCGCAGTCAGCATTCGGCGCGTACCGCATTGATCAGGAAGTCGGCAAGCTCGTACTCGGCAAGCCGCACCGCATGGACGTGATGGCGTCCCGCGTGAAGGATGATCGTCGTGCTATCGAGGCTTCATTAATCAAGGCGTTAACCGCCGCTGACGTTGACCAGGCCGGTCGCGAACGCGCGCGCCGCGCTTTGGAAGATTACGGATTTGTCGCGCGCCAATGCGCGCTCATGCTGCAAGGCCGCGATGCGTGGGAGCGTTCGTCGGCCGCTCGCGTGCTGGGTCAGATTAGTTCTCCCGCGTCATTGCCCGCGCTGCTCGAGGCTTTGCACGACGCCGATTCCGTCGTCAGAAACCAGGCGGTCACCAGCCTGGGCCAGTCGAAACAGCCCGCTGCGATCGGCGCCCTGCTCGATATCGCCCGCCGTCATTCAGACATTCCTCCAGCCCTCTTGAGCGAGAGCCTGACGGCGTGCTCGGTTGATGACCTTAGCTTTTTGGATTCAGCGCCGTTCGATTTCAACGAACCACAGCCTAACGTGGACGGCGAACCGCAGGAAGTTGATTCGTTTCTCTCCTCGGAACAATTGCCGACCGGTGATGACGACGATGCGTTGCTGGGATTGTTGACGCGACTGGAAAGTTCGGACGACGCCGAGCGCGCGCAAGTCGCCCGCGAACTGGCTTCTCATCGCGCGCAACGCGCGGTGGCGGCCTTGGGCTCTACCGCATTGCACGATACCGACCCGAGTGTGCGGGCGGCTGCGGTAGCCGGTCTGGGCAATATTGATCACGAATCAGTTTTCGCGCCGGTGCTGATCTCGCTGGCCGACGATACGCGCGAAGTGCGGGCGGCCGCGGCTCGCAGTTTGTCGAGTCTTCATTTTGATCGCACCGAAGCCTATGCTCGGGTGATGAAATCGGCCGACCTGCAGACTCTTCAAACCTTTGCTCAGGCGTGTGTGAAGACAGGTATTGCTGCCCAGGCGATTGACCGCCTGGCTAGTGAAGACCGGAGACACGCGCAGGAAGCGTTCGCTCTCTTCTCGCTACTGGCCAAGGCCGGTGAGGTCCAGCCCATCCTGGAGATCATCGGAACGCATCCCGAGGTTCAAGTGAAGCTCGCCGCCGTGCGCGTGTTGAGTGTGGCGGGCAGTTCGGATGCCGCTCCAAAACTCCGGGAACTAGTGGCCACGGAAGGCATGCCGGAAGATGTTCGCACCAGCATTCTCGAACTCCTCTACAAGTTCGACAAAGAACCCGCCGCAGTCTAA
- a CDS encoding response regulator transcription factor translates to MTERDNGKLGQPHSTEATGAAVAPAQATSLLIIEDDENISSAIQEYFTRAGYSVTTAADGLAGVEAAGKDRPDVVVLDLMLPKMDGLAVCKELRLKSPQMPILMLTAKDDVVDKVLGLEMGADDYITKPFSLRELEARIKSVLRRSRAGTAVEGEDEAPILRGNLRIDPIRREVTIGDRHVELTPKEFDLLRLFASNPGRVFPRKYLLEKIWDYSYEGYDRTIDSHINRLRAKVEQNPDNPQLVLTVWGIGYKFTDAE, encoded by the coding sequence ATGACAGAAAGAGATAACGGGAAGTTGGGTCAACCTCATTCAACCGAAGCCACAGGTGCAGCCGTGGCTCCTGCGCAAGCAACCTCACTTCTGATCATTGAAGACGACGAAAACATTTCGAGCGCCATCCAGGAGTATTTCACTCGCGCTGGTTACAGTGTGACAACCGCGGCCGATGGTTTGGCCGGAGTTGAAGCAGCCGGCAAGGATAGACCTGATGTGGTCGTGCTCGATTTGATGTTGCCAAAGATGGACGGTCTGGCCGTCTGCAAAGAGCTTCGTCTCAAAAGTCCGCAGATGCCGATTCTGATGCTGACGGCAAAGGACGATGTGGTCGACAAGGTGCTGGGCCTGGAAATGGGCGCCGACGATTACATCACCAAACCGTTCAGTTTGCGTGAACTGGAAGCAAGAATTAAGTCCGTGCTACGCCGGTCACGCGCGGGAACGGCAGTTGAGGGCGAAGACGAAGCGCCCATCCTCCGTGGGAATTTGCGGATCGATCCAATCCGGCGCGAGGTGACAATTGGTGACCGGCACGTTGAGCTCACCCCAAAAGAGTTTGACCTGCTGCGATTGTTCGCTTCGAATCCTGGCCGCGTTTTCCCGCGAAAGTACCTGCTCGAAAAGATTTGGGATTACTCCTACGAAGGCTACGATCGGACGATTGATTCTCACATCAACCGGCTCCGAGCAAAGGTCGAGCAGAACCCGGACAATCCTCAGCTCGTGCTGACCGTCTGGGGTATTGGCTACAAGTTCACGGACGCTGAATAG
- a CDS encoding heme-binding domain-containing protein — translation MKTKLLRILKWLAIVLALAAVGIQFVRPARTNPPLEPTQTLEAHTQMTPEVAKIFERACNDCHSNETTWPWYTNVAPVSWWTIDHVNHGREHLNYSDWGKLPRRDQEKTLQEICDEVLDGKMPLPSYLPMHSEARLSEADKKVLCDWTEAERQRMAAQPR, via the coding sequence ATGAAAACAAAATTACTTCGAATTCTAAAATGGCTCGCTATTGTCCTGGCGCTCGCGGCCGTCGGAATTCAATTTGTGCGGCCGGCGCGTACGAATCCGCCGCTCGAGCCCACCCAGACGCTTGAGGCGCACACGCAGATGACTCCGGAAGTCGCAAAGATCTTTGAGCGCGCCTGCAACGACTGCCACTCAAACGAAACGACGTGGCCCTGGTACACGAATGTGGCCCCGGTTTCCTGGTGGACAATAGATCACGTAAATCACGGACGAGAGCATCTAAACTATTCCGATTGGGGCAAGCTCCCGCGCCGCGACCAGGAGAAGACCTTGCAGGAAATCTGCGATGAGGTGCTTGACGGCAAAATGCCCTTGCCGTCGTATTTGCCGATGCATTCAGAGGCGCGCTTGTCAGAGGCCGACAAGAAGGTCCTTTGCGACTGGACCGAAGCCGAGCGCCAACGAATGGCCGCCCAACCCCGGTAA
- a CDS encoding NADH-quinone oxidoreductase subunit B family protein, with protein MAEHDEGFVLTTVDSITNYVRRSIAAKAIDIGAPVVNWARKSALWPMTFGLACCAIEMMATGAGRFDIDRFGAGVFRPSPRQSDLIIIAGTVTLKMGPVVRRVYDQMPEPKWAIAMGACASTGGPFDSYSTMQGVDRTIPVDVYIPGCPPRPEALLYGLMRLQDIIMREAPSAYIFESDGSVRRNRTFDEVEPAKLAPAAEKSEAAA; from the coding sequence ATGGCTGAACACGACGAAGGATTCGTCTTAACCACAGTCGATTCGATAACGAATTACGTTCGACGCTCAATCGCGGCGAAGGCCATCGATATCGGCGCGCCGGTCGTGAACTGGGCGCGGAAATCTGCTCTGTGGCCGATGACGTTTGGGCTCGCCTGTTGCGCGATCGAGATGATGGCCACCGGCGCGGGGCGCTTTGATATCGATCGGTTCGGCGCCGGAGTATTCCGTCCCAGCCCGCGACAGAGCGATCTAATCATCATCGCCGGCACGGTGACGCTGAAGATGGGACCGGTGGTACGTCGTGTCTATGACCAGATGCCGGAACCGAAGTGGGCCATTGCGATGGGAGCCTGCGCGTCAACGGGTGGGCCGTTCGACTCGTACTCGACGATGCAGGGCGTCGATAGAACAATTCCCGTTGACGTTTATATTCCCGGCTGCCCGCCTCGGCCTGAAGCTTTGCTCTACGGCCTAATGCGCCTGCAGGACATCATCATGCGCGAAGCACCTTCCGCATACATCTTCGAATCAGACGGGAGCGTGCGGCGTAACCGAACGTTCGACGAAGTCGAGCCGGCGAAGCTTGCTCCAGCTGCCGAGAAATCAGAAGCGGCCGCTTAG
- the ndhC gene encoding NADH-quinone oxidoreductase subunit A codes for MISHILLQAATTTKTIGGPSTAYLPVMVFFVIAIIFPVLPIVLGRFLRPFKYEKNKMRPYECGIDPETGAHDRFTVRFYIIAMLFLIFDVETIFLLPWAIIFMGDDFSFTKFALIEMFVFIGILIVGYYYAWRKGALEWA; via the coding sequence ATGATCAGCCACATCCTTCTACAGGCAGCGACGACAACGAAGACCATTGGCGGGCCATCGACGGCGTATCTGCCGGTGATGGTCTTTTTCGTGATCGCGATCATCTTTCCCGTGCTACCCATCGTCCTCGGCCGGTTCCTGCGGCCGTTCAAGTATGAAAAGAACAAGATGCGGCCGTACGAGTGCGGCATCGATCCGGAAACGGGCGCGCACGATCGCTTCACCGTGCGGTTCTATATCATCGCGATGTTGTTTCTGATTTTCGACGTTGAGACGATCTTTTTGCTGCCCTGGGCGATCATCTTCATGGGCGACGATTTCTCGTTCACTAAGTTCGCGCTAATCGAGATGTTCGTCTTCATCGGCATACTGATAGTCGGTTATTACTACGCGTGGCGCAAAGGCGCGCTAGAATGGGCTTAA
- a CDS encoding toll/interleukin-1 receptor domain-containing protein produces the protein MVTPSAVPPIFISYAHKDNENADPSKRWLDRLREQLEPLVQQGQIALCSDQDIDLGEDWHSHIQKHLNGAQAAVLLVSPAFLASKYIRNSELPVLLRKAKEEGVRILPVILRPCMFAESKFKYPDPATGPEEFTLASLQAAGSPNKALSEMTEGEQDRALLKVAQTLAKLANP, from the coding sequence ATGGTGACCCCAAGTGCAGTCCCACCTATCTTTATTAGCTATGCTCACAAGGACAATGAGAACGCCGATCCTTCAAAGCGCTGGCTGGACAGGTTGCGCGAGCAACTGGAGCCGCTGGTGCAGCAGGGCCAGATTGCGTTGTGTTCTGATCAGGACATTGATCTCGGTGAAGACTGGCACAGTCACATTCAAAAGCATCTGAACGGCGCCCAAGCCGCTGTCTTGCTGGTGAGTCCGGCCTTTCTCGCTTCGAAGTACATTCGCAACAGCGAATTGCCTGTGTTGCTTCGCAAAGCCAAAGAAGAAGGCGTGCGGATCCTTCCAGTCATCCTGAGACCCTGCATGTTCGCGGAAAGCAAGTTTAAGTATCCCGATCCTGCCACCGGCCCTGAAGAATTCACGCTCGCCTCGTTACAAGCCGCAGGCTCGCCGAACAAGGCACTGAGCGAAATGACTGAGGGCGAGCAGGACCGCGCGTTGCTCAAAGTCGCACAAACTTTAGCGAAGCTGGCAAACCCTTAG
- a CDS encoding energy transducer TonB, with translation MKTTLALVLFALALSLCNLMGRRSNTNTNSNSRSSGEMAESSPASNSADEPVKETAAPPTVTQGVPRAGAPGSLPSANHDSAASAPPPPPKKEATPKPPPKVISGGVLNGKAISKLQPAYPPIAKAAKASGMVTVQVLVDESGNVVTARAVSGHPLLQQSAVAAARNWKFSPTVLSGQPVKVSGVITFNFVAQ, from the coding sequence ATGAAGACCACGCTCGCCCTCGTCCTGTTTGCGCTCGCCCTCTCCCTCTGCAATCTCATGGGCCGACGCAGTAACACAAATACGAATAGCAACTCCCGGTCTTCAGGTGAGATGGCTGAATCCTCGCCGGCATCGAACTCGGCCGACGAGCCGGTGAAAGAAACAGCAGCGCCGCCGACCGTCACTCAGGGCGTGCCAAGGGCTGGCGCACCCGGGTCCTTGCCTTCCGCGAATCACGATTCCGCCGCGAGTGCTCCGCCGCCTCCGCCTAAAAAGGAAGCCACACCCAAGCCACCTCCCAAAGTAATTTCCGGTGGCGTGCTTAACGGCAAAGCGATAAGCAAACTCCAACCCGCCTATCCACCGATTGCAAAGGCAGCAAAAGCCTCCGGCATGGTCACGGTCCAAGTCCTGGTCGATGAGAGCGGAAATGTAGTCACGGCGCGCGCGGTGAGCGGGCATCCGTTGTTGCAGCAATCGGCCGTGGCCGCCGCGCGCAACTGGAAGTTCTCGCCGACAGTTCTGTCCGGCCAGCCGGTGAAGGTCAGTGGCGTGATTACTTTTAACTTCGTGGCGCAGTAA
- a CDS encoding MogA/MoaB family molybdenum cofactor biosynthesis protein — translation MPTEINAVVITASDACSRGEREDKSGELLVELITGIGARIVAKEILADNLEPLADKLREYAERSDVNLVVTTGGTGFGPRDNTPEATLRVIEREASGLAEAMRIQTLKNTPMAMISRGVSGIRSGALIINLPGSPKGVRESFEVIKPVLSHAVALLAGERDGH, via the coding sequence ATGCCCACTGAAATCAACGCCGTCGTCATCACCGCCAGCGATGCATGCTCACGCGGCGAGCGTGAGGATAAATCAGGTGAGTTGCTGGTTGAACTTATCACTGGGATTGGGGCGCGCATCGTCGCGAAAGAGATTCTCGCCGATAATCTGGAACCGCTCGCCGACAAACTGCGCGAGTACGCCGAACGTTCTGATGTGAATCTGGTGGTTACGACCGGCGGCACAGGTTTCGGTCCGCGCGACAACACACCGGAAGCAACTCTGCGCGTGATCGAGCGCGAAGCATCCGGTCTCGCCGAAGCTATGCGCATTCAGACTCTCAAGAACACGCCGATGGCGATGATCTCGCGCGGCGTCAGTGGCATTCGCTCCGGCGCACTCATCATTAATCTTCCCGGTTCACCCAAGGGTGTACGAGAAAGCTTTGAAGTGATCAAGCCAGTGCTGTCGCATGCCGTTGCTCTGCTCGCGGGAGAGCGAGACGGTCACTGA